A genome region from bacterium includes the following:
- the aspA gene encoding aspartate ammonia-lyase codes for MLDTILETLRRHVISRKLEPGDVEYLASQARAICYLPGAYIFRESQPRREFGIIVRGRVEIRKRHRGRNQVLALLGPGDSYGEGTLLDDYPHSTSAYVMEPVEAIEFPRETIMRIAEERPMLYARLAIAAAQIIAMRLRAANARIAGGEQIYLSGELRREKDLLGEREVPDREYYGIQTLRAIENFPITGITIAQYPHLIVALAAVKEAAARANQELGLLDPTIANAIIAACQEIRGGALHSHFVVDVIQGGAGTSTNMNANEVIANRALEILGRRRGEYHIVHPNNHVNLSQSTNDVYPTALKIALIWMLRDLEVALAALRDAFLLKADEFADIVKIGRTQLQDAVPMTLGQEFHAFGITLGEDIERLREAAGLLCEINLGATAIGTGINTDPRYAALVRERLAEITGLPLVTSPDLVEATADTGVFVQLSGVLKRVATKLSKICNDLRLLSSGPRAGLGEISLPPMQPGSSIMPGKVNPVIPEVVNQVCYQVVGNDLTVTIAAEAGQLQLNVFEPVIAFNLFQSIDMLEQACIVLRERCVLGITANRERIRHLLERSIGIVTALVPYIGYDRASAVAREALETDRGVYELVLEKGWLTREELDEILSPEAMTRPRPMPVLRGRFDSQEEVAAAPHQPAQG; via the coding sequence ATGCTGGACACGATTCTCGAGACACTTCGCCGGCACGTCATCAGCCGGAAACTGGAGCCTGGTGATGTCGAGTACCTGGCATCCCAGGCCCGCGCCATCTGTTATCTGCCCGGCGCGTACATCTTCCGTGAGAGTCAGCCACGCCGCGAATTCGGCATCATCGTCCGCGGCCGCGTCGAGATCCGCAAACGGCACCGCGGCCGCAACCAGGTCCTCGCCCTGCTCGGACCCGGCGACTCCTACGGCGAGGGCACGCTCCTCGACGACTACCCGCACTCGACCTCCGCCTACGTCATGGAGCCCGTCGAGGCGATCGAGTTCCCGCGCGAGACCATCATGCGCATCGCCGAAGAGCGGCCGATGCTCTACGCGCGGCTCGCCATCGCGGCCGCCCAGATCATCGCGATGCGGCTCCGCGCCGCCAACGCGCGCATCGCCGGCGGAGAGCAGATCTACCTGTCCGGCGAGCTGCGGCGTGAGAAGGACCTGCTCGGCGAACGCGAGGTCCCCGACCGCGAGTACTATGGGATCCAGACGCTGCGCGCCATCGAGAACTTCCCCATCACGGGCATCACGATCGCGCAGTATCCCCACCTCATCGTCGCGCTCGCCGCAGTCAAGGAAGCCGCGGCCCGGGCCAATCAGGAGCTGGGCCTCCTCGACCCGACCATCGCGAACGCCATCATCGCCGCGTGCCAGGAGATCCGCGGCGGGGCGCTGCACAGCCACTTCGTCGTGGATGTCATCCAGGGCGGCGCGGGCACCTCGACGAACATGAACGCCAACGAGGTGATCGCGAACCGCGCGCTGGAGATCCTCGGCAGACGCCGCGGCGAGTACCACATCGTGCACCCCAACAACCACGTCAACCTCTCCCAGTCCACCAACGACGTCTATCCCACCGCGCTCAAGATCGCGCTCATCTGGATGCTCCGCGACCTGGAGGTGGCGCTCGCCGCGCTGCGCGATGCGTTCCTGCTCAAGGCGGACGAGTTCGCCGACATCGTCAAGATCGGCCGGACCCAGCTCCAGGACGCCGTGCCGATGACGCTCGGCCAGGAGTTCCACGCCTTCGGCATCACGTTGGGTGAAGACATCGAACGGCTGCGCGAGGCGGCCGGCCTCTTGTGCGAGATCAACCTGGGCGCCACCGCCATCGGCACGGGCATCAACACCGACCCGCGCTACGCGGCGCTGGTCCGTGAGCGCCTGGCGGAGATCACCGGCCTGCCGCTCGTCACCAGCCCCGACCTCGTCGAGGCCACGGCGGACACGGGCGTGTTCGTCCAGCTCTCGGGCGTGCTCAAGCGGGTCGCGACCAAGCTCTCCAAGATCTGCAACGACCTGCGCCTGCTCTCCAGCGGGCCGCGCGCCGGCCTCGGCGAGATCTCGTTGCCGCCCATGCAGCCGGGCTCGAGCATCATGCCGGGCAAGGTGAACCCGGTCATCCCCGAGGTCGTCAACCAGGTCTGCTACCAGGTGGTCGGCAACGACCTCACGGTGACGATCGCGGCCGAGGCGGGCCAGCTCCAGCTCAACGTGTTCGAGCCGGTCATCGCCTTCAACCTCTTCCAGTCCATCGACATGCTCGAGCAGGCGTGCATCGTGCTGCGTGAACGCTGCGTTCTCGGCATCACGGCGAACCGCGAGCGCATCCGTCACCTGCTCGAGCGGAGCATCGGCATCGTCACCGCGCTCGTCCCGTACATCGGGTACGACCGCGCGAGCGCCGTTGCCCGCGAGGCGCTGGAGACCGACCGGGGAGTCTACGAGCTGGTGCTGGAGAAGGGCTGGCTGACCCGGGAGGAGCTGGACGAGATCCTGTCACCCGAGGCGATGACGCGACCGCGCCCGATGCCCGTGCTGCGCGGTCGCTTCGACAGCCAGGAGGAAGTCGCGGCGGCCCCGCACCAGCCGGCGCAGGGGTGA
- a CDS encoding two-component system response regulator (DNA-binding response regulator in two-component regulatory system with ZraS; response regulator/sigma54 interaction protein) has product MHTAPLTTISPTRPRDGPPPERRHEPRPTPCRFLLWRRPAGKDILYPDRPPPASRSRHVNALDRILGPSDAAAALREFGRRAAAVDAPVLLTGETGTGKGVLARAIHEASRRARGPFVAINCAGIPETLFESEFFGHTRGAFTGAQQSHRGLFEQAAGGTLFLDEIAELPLPLQAKLLNALEDGEIRRLGGERTVRVDVRIIAAAGIDLERAVAERRFRRDLYHRLLVLSCRLPPLRDRHGDIEFLAHQFLDRFAQRYQAPARTFSPAALARLQAYPWPGNIRELAHAVEAAVLACDGPTIGVAHLPTTVTSTPPPLTHAPMAHEPSAAYASAPPAPDGAGEPRPPFHLPRGRYSFYGSEEEERRRIEEALRFYRGNKSRAAAALGMARNTLRLKLRHFGLDGHKRAEPAGR; this is encoded by the coding sequence GTGCACACAGCGCCGCTGACGACGATCTCACCGACCCGACCACGGGACGGACCGCCGCCCGAACGCCGCCACGAGCCCCGCCCCACACCGTGTCGCTTTCTCCTATGGCGCCGTCCAGCCGGCAAGGACATCCTCTACCCCGACCGTCCACCACCCGCATCCCGGAGCCGTCACGTGAACGCCCTCGACCGCATCCTCGGACCGAGCGACGCCGCCGCCGCACTCCGGGAGTTCGGTCGGCGCGCCGCCGCCGTCGACGCACCCGTCCTCCTCACCGGCGAAACCGGTACCGGCAAGGGAGTGCTCGCCCGCGCGATCCACGAAGCATCGCGCCGGGCTCGCGGCCCCTTCGTCGCCATCAACTGCGCAGGCATCCCGGAGACCCTCTTCGAGAGCGAGTTCTTCGGCCACACCCGCGGCGCCTTCACCGGCGCACAACAGTCCCACCGCGGCCTCTTCGAGCAGGCCGCCGGCGGCACCCTGTTCCTCGACGAGATCGCGGAACTGCCGCTCCCGCTCCAGGCCAAGCTCCTCAACGCCCTCGAGGACGGCGAGATCCGCCGCCTCGGCGGCGAACGCACCGTCCGCGTGGACGTCCGCATCATCGCCGCCGCAGGCATCGACCTCGAGCGCGCCGTCGCCGAGCGCCGCTTCCGCCGCGACCTCTACCACCGCCTGCTCGTCCTCTCCTGCCGTCTGCCCCCGCTCCGCGACCGCCACGGCGATATCGAGTTCCTCGCCCACCAGTTCCTGGACCGCTTCGCCCAACGCTACCAGGCCCCCGCCCGCACGTTCTCACCCGCCGCCCTCGCCCGGCTCCAGGCCTACCCGTGGCCCGGCAACATCCGCGAGCTCGCCCACGCCGTCGAGGCCGCCGTCCTCGCTTGCGACGGCCCCACCATCGGCGTCGCCCACCTCCCCACCACCGTCACCAGCACGCCCCCGCCGCTCACCCATGCCCCGATGGCACACGAGCCCAGCGCCGCCTACGCGTCCGCCCCACCAGCGCCCGACGGCGCCGGCGAGCCGCGTCCGCCGTTCCACCTCCCCCGCGGCCGCTACTCGTTCTACGGCTCCGAAGAGGAGGAACGGCGCCGCATCGAGGAGGCGCTCCGCTTCTACCGCGGCAACAAGTCGCGCGCCGCCGCAGCGCTCGGCATGGCCCGCAACACACTCCGGCTCAAGCTCCGCCACTTCGGCCTCGATGGCCACAAGCGCGCGGAACCGGCCGGCCGCTGA
- a CDS encoding sodium:alanine symporter family protein, which produces MERAQLVLGQISDFVWGLPTILLLVGTGVFLTIRLRGLQFRELKHSLWLALIKRKEEGAQGDISHFQALMTALAATVGVGNIAGVATAIASGGPGALFWMWVTGLFGMATKYSEAVLGVRYREVDARGNMAGGPMYYLSRGIGGPAGKTLGFLFALFAAFAAFGIGNMVQSNSVADALRSSFGIPPVVTGVILTIGAALVILGGIRSIGRVTAFFVPFMIVFYLAGGLIVLLINWRSLPAIVVHVFGEAFTPTAPIGGFLGATVRDAIRWGFARGVFSNESGLGTGAIAAAAAQTRHPATQALVSMTQTFIDTIVVCSITGFTIIATGAWTQTDPATGAALTGAPLTAAAFQTGLPGQWGGHIVSLSLAFFAFSTVLGWAYYGERAVEYLFGVRAITPYRILFVIGTFVGAYVLQLQQTTGFQLVWTFSDIMNGLMAIPNLIGLILLSGVVVRETQSMLEQRRVAEPVAKVETT; this is translated from the coding sequence ATGGAAAGAGCGCAACTCGTTCTCGGCCAGATCAGCGACTTCGTCTGGGGGTTGCCCACCATCCTCCTGCTCGTGGGCACAGGGGTCTTCCTCACGATCCGCCTCCGCGGCCTCCAGTTCCGGGAACTCAAGCACTCACTCTGGCTCGCCCTGATCAAGCGCAAGGAGGAGGGCGCCCAGGGCGACATCTCCCACTTCCAGGCCCTCATGACCGCCCTCGCCGCGACCGTCGGCGTCGGCAACATCGCCGGCGTCGCCACCGCCATCGCCTCGGGCGGGCCCGGCGCACTCTTCTGGATGTGGGTGACCGGCCTCTTCGGCATGGCCACCAAGTACTCCGAGGCCGTCCTCGGCGTCCGCTACCGCGAAGTCGATGCCCGCGGCAACATGGCCGGCGGCCCCATGTACTACCTCTCCCGCGGCATCGGCGGCCCCGCCGGCAAGACCCTCGGCTTCCTCTTCGCGCTCTTCGCGGCCTTCGCCGCCTTCGGCATCGGCAACATGGTCCAGTCCAACTCCGTCGCCGACGCGCTCCGCTCCTCCTTCGGCATCCCGCCCGTCGTGACCGGCGTGATCCTCACGATCGGCGCCGCCCTCGTCATCCTCGGCGGGATCCGCTCCATCGGCCGGGTCACGGCGTTCTTCGTGCCGTTCATGATCGTCTTCTACCTGGCCGGCGGCCTGATCGTCCTGCTCATCAACTGGCGCAGCCTGCCCGCCATCGTCGTCCACGTCTTCGGCGAAGCGTTCACGCCGACGGCGCCGATCGGCGGCTTCCTCGGCGCCACCGTGCGCGACGCCATCCGCTGGGGCTTCGCCCGCGGCGTCTTCTCCAACGAGTCCGGCCTCGGCACCGGCGCCATCGCAGCCGCGGCCGCACAGACGCGCCACCCGGCCACCCAGGCCCTGGTCTCGATGACGCAGACGTTCATCGACACCATCGTCGTCTGCTCGATCACGGGCTTCACCATCATCGCGACCGGGGCGTGGACGCAGACCGACCCCGCCACCGGCGCCGCGCTCACCGGCGCGCCGCTCACCGCCGCCGCGTTCCAGACCGGCCTACCCGGCCAGTGGGGCGGTCACATCGTCTCCCTCAGCCTCGCCTTCTTCGCCTTCTCCACCGTGCTCGGCTGGGCCTACTACGGCGAGCGCGCCGTCGAGTACCTGTTCGGCGTCCGCGCCATCACACCGTACCGCATCCTGTTCGTCATCGGGACCTTCGTCGGCGCCTACGTCCTGCAGCTCCAGCAGACCACGGGATTCCAGCTCGTCTGGACGTTCAGCGACATCATGAACGGCCTGATGGCGATTCCCAACCTCATCGGACTGATCCTGCTCTCCGGCGTCGTCGTCAGGGAGACCCAATCCATGCTCGAACAGCGGCGCGTCGCCGAGCCGGTCGCGAAGGTCGAGACGACGTGA
- a CDS encoding MFS transporter, with the protein MARETSSGIGAATAAPSEAAAPGLPGATFLGHPRGLSTLFFTEMWERFSYYGMRALLILFMTAAATGANPGLGFGEATAGAVYGLYTSMVYLLALPGGWIADNLWGQRKAVFVGGCIIALGHFTLAAPLVGLPEVPSFFLGLLFVAVGTGLLKPNVSTMVGDLYPEPGPGATEHERQQWAARRDAAFSVFYMGINIGAMLGPFICSTLGEGVDWGWLSFEGSWHWGFSAAGFGMVLGLIQYRLGDRYLGRAGHLKTNDPEEVLRRRSRNFYTATAVVAAVAALTVYLLASGTLGMTLSDFATWVGYGILLLSILFFAYLIFNRVVAAALLALFAVLVAALAPGMGTEGGQWAIIVTLGAFVVLNLGLLVARGASVSVEKKRLMVIFWLFLLAAIFWSGFEQAGSSMNLFAQDLTDRRIFGREIPAGYLQNVNPFFIIVLAPVFGTLWTWLARRDRNPSIPVKFALGLLGLAAGMFVLAWGASYASATNRVSMAWLVVTYFLFTVGELALSPVGLSSMTKLAPPGRMGQMMGMWFIAAALGNLFAGLVAGSLETMTPTELFRSVAIFAGGVGILALVLSPGVKRLMGGVQ; encoded by the coding sequence ATGGCGAGAGAGACGAGCTCAGGGATCGGCGCGGCGACCGCAGCGCCGAGTGAAGCGGCGGCCCCGGGCCTCCCGGGCGCCACGTTCCTTGGGCATCCCCGTGGGCTGTCCACCCTCTTCTTCACCGAGATGTGGGAGCGGTTCAGCTACTACGGGATGCGGGCGCTGCTGATCCTGTTCATGACGGCGGCGGCGACGGGCGCGAACCCGGGGCTGGGCTTCGGCGAGGCGACCGCCGGCGCGGTGTACGGGCTGTACACCTCGATGGTGTATCTGCTGGCGCTGCCGGGCGGCTGGATCGCGGACAACCTCTGGGGTCAGCGCAAGGCGGTGTTCGTTGGAGGGTGCATCATTGCGCTGGGCCACTTCACGCTGGCCGCGCCGCTGGTCGGTCTGCCGGAGGTCCCGAGCTTCTTCCTCGGTCTGCTCTTCGTGGCGGTGGGCACGGGTCTGCTGAAGCCCAACGTCTCCACGATGGTCGGCGACCTGTACCCGGAGCCGGGGCCGGGGGCGACGGAGCACGAGCGGCAGCAGTGGGCGGCGAGGCGTGACGCCGCGTTCTCGGTCTTCTACATGGGGATCAACATCGGCGCGATGCTCGGCCCCTTCATCTGCAGTACGCTCGGCGAGGGCGTGGATTGGGGCTGGCTGTCGTTCGAGGGGAGCTGGCACTGGGGTTTCTCGGCGGCCGGTTTCGGGATGGTGTTGGGGCTGATCCAGTACAGGTTGGGTGATCGGTACCTCGGCCGCGCGGGCCACCTGAAGACGAACGATCCGGAGGAAGTGCTGCGGCGTCGGAGCCGGAACTTCTACACGGCGACGGCGGTCGTGGCGGCGGTCGCGGCGCTGACGGTGTACCTGCTCGCGTCCGGCACGCTGGGGATGACGCTGTCGGATTTCGCCACGTGGGTGGGGTACGGGATCCTGCTGCTCTCGATCCTGTTCTTCGCGTACCTGATCTTCAACCGGGTCGTCGCGGCCGCGCTGTTGGCGCTGTTCGCGGTGCTGGTGGCGGCGCTCGCGCCCGGGATGGGCACGGAGGGCGGCCAGTGGGCGATCATTGTCACGCTCGGCGCGTTCGTCGTGCTGAACCTCGGGCTGCTGGTGGCGCGTGGCGCCTCGGTGTCGGTGGAGAAGAAGCGGCTGATGGTGATCTTCTGGCTGTTCCTGCTCGCGGCGATCTTCTGGTCCGGTTTCGAGCAGGCCGGCTCGTCCATGAACCTGTTCGCGCAGGACCTGACGGACCGCAGGATCTTCGGCCGGGAGATCCCTGCCGGCTACCTCCAGAACGTCAACCCGTTCTTCATCATCGTGCTGGCGCCGGTGTTCGGCACACTGTGGACGTGGCTGGCGCGGCGGGATCGGAACCCGTCCATCCCGGTGAAGTTCGCGCTGGGGCTGCTGGGCCTGGCCGCCGGTATGTTCGTGCTGGCGTGGGGCGCGTCGTATGCGTCGGCGACGAACCGCGTCTCGATGGCGTGGCTGGTGGTGACGTACTTCCTGTTCACGGTCGGCGAGCTGGCGCTCTCGCCGGTCGGCCTCTCGTCCATGACGAAGCTCGCGCCTCCGGGGCGGATGGGTCAGATGATGGGGATGTGGTTCATTGCCGCGGCGCTGGGCAACCTGTTCGCGGGGCTGGTGGCCGGGTCGCTGGAGACGATGACACCGACGGAGCTGTTCCGCAGCGTGGCGATCTTCGCGGGCGGCGTGGGGATCCTCGCCCTCGTGTTGAGCCCCGGCGTGAAGCGGTTGATGGGCGGAGTCCAGTGA